The Congregibacter litoralis KT71 genome contains a region encoding:
- a CDS encoding YjiH family protein, which yields MSTDAMEKAPASLSRFLLPSLIGGTVFLCPIFYDGAWTILLGVAADSLRSAIGDAMPALLLSIVTVSALLTIAGAVNPALQTRYRQHGVTRVFDVPLFWLALRLLGTLCAWLIVFKVGPEFIWNEYTGEVALFSLGGTIVTIFLCASFLLPMLTDYGLMEFVGTLLQPLFRRLFTLPGRAAVDALASWLAAAAVGVLITISQYEQGHYSRREAIVIATNFSITSLPFCLFVVEFIGLREHFFSVYGTIVTIGVCCAILLPRLPPLRGIQPLSGDAARGGVPPEDASHSSDEGSLFSRALGAARQRAASSPDVRQYLAASAQHVMDIWMGLVPLVILIGTLGLAVAEFTPIMQTLSAPLIPFLTWCGLPDAAAAAPTFMVGFLDMFLPAAIGQGVESELTRFVIAAVSLTQLIYLSEVGSLLLRSALRINIITLLGVFIMRTLIGFPIAVVAAKFFMA from the coding sequence ATGAGCACAGATGCAATGGAGAAAGCACCCGCCAGTCTGAGTCGGTTCCTCCTGCCGTCCCTGATAGGAGGAACCGTATTTCTCTGTCCGATTTTCTATGACGGAGCCTGGACCATTCTTCTGGGCGTTGCCGCAGATTCTCTGCGGAGCGCTATCGGCGATGCCATGCCTGCGCTGTTGCTGTCTATTGTCACAGTGTCCGCGCTTCTCACCATCGCCGGCGCGGTGAATCCGGCGTTGCAGACCCGCTATCGACAACACGGCGTTACCCGGGTGTTTGATGTTCCCCTGTTCTGGCTGGCCTTGAGGCTGCTGGGAACCCTCTGTGCCTGGCTTATCGTGTTTAAGGTGGGACCGGAGTTCATCTGGAACGAATACACAGGTGAGGTTGCGCTGTTTTCCCTTGGGGGCACCATCGTCACTATCTTTCTGTGTGCATCCTTTCTCCTCCCCATGCTCACCGACTATGGGCTGATGGAGTTTGTGGGCACTCTCCTGCAACCGTTGTTTCGGCGACTGTTTACCCTGCCGGGGCGTGCTGCGGTGGATGCCCTCGCCAGCTGGCTGGCAGCAGCTGCGGTGGGCGTACTTATCACCATCAGCCAGTACGAGCAGGGCCATTACTCCCGCCGTGAAGCGATCGTCATTGCCACCAACTTCTCCATAACCAGCCTCCCCTTCTGTCTGTTTGTGGTGGAGTTCATCGGGCTTCGAGAGCACTTTTTTTCCGTCTATGGAACCATCGTTACCATCGGTGTGTGCTGCGCCATTCTCCTGCCAAGGCTTCCACCCCTCAGGGGTATCCAACCCCTGTCTGGCGATGCCGCACGAGGGGGAGTGCCGCCTGAGGACGCAAGCCACAGCAGCGACGAGGGATCGCTTTTTTCCAGGGCCCTTGGCGCAGCCCGACAGCGTGCCGCCTCAAGTCCTGATGTTCGGCAGTATCTCGCGGCTTCTGCCCAGCATGTGATGGACATCTGGATGGGGCTGGTTCCGCTGGTGATACTCATCGGCACCCTGGGCCTGGCCGTCGCGGAGTTCACCCCGATCATGCAGACCCTGTCCGCGCCCTTGATCCCCTTTTTGACCTGGTGCGGCCTCCCGGATGCCGCCGCCGCGGCGCCGACCTTTATGGTGGGCTTTCTGGACATGTTCCTGCCTGCTGCGATCGGTCAGGGGGTGGAAAGCGAGCTTACCCGCTTTGTCATCGCCGCCGTGTCCCTGACCCAGCTTATTTACCTTTCTGAGGTGGGCTCGCTACTCCTTCGCAGCGCCCTCAGGATCAACATAATCACCCTGCTGGGCGTTTTTATCATGCGCACCCTCATCGGCTTTCCCATTGCCGTGGTGGCCGCAAAGTTTTTTATGGCCTGA
- a CDS encoding cyanophycinase: MPFDSTDKASSDRAGPSGSLALIGGRFEADNAALYKALHRRCDGRIAVCSMASGYPEEVGAETVDEFRAQGFYAELVPIFFENREESAFDPRLIERLQAFGSVFFTGGDQSRIVGTLVQDGRETPALEAIRALYASGGLIAGSSAGAAIMSGPMIMGGTSLNAISRGIDTRETATDDFDAFRLGKGLGFFDWGMVDQHFLQRGRVGRLIKAAELSGESLAFGIDENSALIVQGSHGEVVGETGILFIDLRKAIFGDAEFAVRNARVSFLDDGDAIDLRRGKPLPAADKRRARVGRASYRSPAPVRRNAFASYGLHDLMLRLIESDPAFYSKDSASAFDALFANQVTLHIERRPRRSRALRAVRAGEIRYTALNFNLDIHCATLDACPLNESTQVLRPDPAPEARLVMLGSTPINWSSDARRTLLSELREPVGVLATASGEPTAMAERYLDWLASENIQAELLPISLHNIERASRDRALLKTIDRMGSLLLTGGDQRRVTEALLHCAEATPVLHSIVTAYERGTPLIAVAASATALGNRMIAEGDSVAAWRYGSSEDASFSGVVVERGIGLTRLGLIDQNFLRRHRLGRLLIACAAQQQRFGFGLCEGAGMIIHGNEQTIEAIGSKGVVVAELDLDRVRLAPKVPDPSGVRLYLLEPGQRVRLEDLAGATAEHSAAATALLRETLDDLARDYQIALGDSERSFNAPRWLQTLGNSNNLH, encoded by the coding sequence TTGCCCTTTGATTCCACTGACAAAGCTTCCTCGGACCGCGCCGGCCCCTCAGGCTCCCTCGCACTGATCGGGGGGCGCTTTGAAGCTGATAATGCAGCGCTGTACAAAGCCCTGCACCGACGCTGTGACGGGCGCATCGCCGTCTGCTCCATGGCGTCCGGGTACCCCGAAGAAGTAGGCGCCGAGACCGTCGATGAGTTCCGCGCCCAGGGCTTCTACGCCGAATTGGTTCCCATTTTTTTCGAAAACCGTGAGGAGTCCGCCTTCGATCCGCGGCTGATCGAGCGACTGCAGGCCTTCGGCAGCGTGTTCTTCACCGGCGGCGATCAATCGCGCATTGTGGGCACCCTGGTGCAGGACGGACGTGAAACCCCTGCCCTGGAAGCTATCCGTGCCCTTTATGCCTCCGGTGGATTGATTGCCGGCAGCTCTGCGGGCGCTGCCATTATGTCGGGGCCGATGATCATGGGCGGCACCTCTCTCAACGCCATCAGCCGAGGCATCGATACGCGGGAAACCGCTACAGATGACTTTGATGCCTTTCGTCTGGGCAAGGGACTGGGGTTCTTCGACTGGGGAATGGTGGATCAGCATTTTCTCCAGCGGGGACGGGTGGGTCGCCTCATCAAAGCGGCGGAGCTGTCGGGTGAATCCCTGGCCTTTGGCATTGATGAGAACAGTGCCCTCATCGTTCAGGGCAGCCACGGTGAAGTCGTGGGGGAAACGGGGATCCTTTTTATCGATCTTCGCAAAGCGATCTTCGGCGATGCGGAGTTCGCCGTTCGTAACGCCCGGGTGTCGTTCCTCGATGACGGTGACGCCATCGACCTGCGACGGGGAAAGCCCCTTCCCGCCGCGGACAAACGCCGTGCCCGGGTGGGCCGTGCCTCCTATCGTTCACCGGCACCCGTGCGCCGCAATGCCTTTGCAAGCTACGGGCTCCACGACCTGATGCTTCGTCTCATAGAGAGTGACCCGGCGTTTTACAGTAAGGACAGCGCCAGTGCTTTCGATGCCCTGTTCGCCAATCAGGTCACGCTGCACATAGAACGCCGCCCCCGTCGCTCCCGAGCGTTGCGGGCGGTGAGAGCCGGGGAGATCCGCTACACCGCACTGAATTTTAATCTGGATATCCATTGTGCGACCCTGGACGCCTGTCCTCTCAATGAGAGCACCCAGGTACTGCGCCCGGATCCTGCGCCCGAGGCGCGCCTCGTGATGCTGGGCAGCACCCCCATCAACTGGTCCTCGGATGCCCGCAGGACCCTCCTGAGCGAGCTGCGGGAACCCGTGGGCGTGCTGGCGACGGCCTCGGGGGAGCCCACGGCCATGGCAGAGCGCTATCTGGACTGGCTGGCGAGCGAGAACATACAGGCGGAGCTCCTGCCCATATCCCTGCACAATATCGAACGCGCGAGCCGTGATCGGGCGCTGCTCAAAACCATCGATCGCATGGGGAGCTTGCTGCTTACGGGCGGGGATCAGCGCCGGGTGACGGAAGCACTGCTGCACTGCGCCGAGGCAACACCAGTGCTCCACAGCATTGTCACTGCCTATGAGCGCGGCACACCGTTGATTGCTGTCGCGGCATCCGCCACGGCCCTGGGCAACCGAATGATCGCCGAAGGCGACAGTGTCGCTGCCTGGCGCTACGGCAGTTCCGAGGACGCCAGTTTCTCCGGGGTGGTCGTTGAGCGGGGCATCGGGCTCACCCGCCTGGGTCTCATTGACCAGAACTTCCTTCGCCGGCACCGCCTCGGACGCCTGCTTATCGCCTGCGCAGCGCAGCAACAGCGTTTTGGTTTTGGTCTTTGCGAGGGTGCCGGCATGATCATCCATGGCAACGAGCAGACCATCGAGGCCATCGGCAGTAAGGGCGTCGTGGTTGCGGAACTCGACCTCGATCGCGTGCGCCTGGCGCCAAAAGTGCCCGATCCTTCCGGCGTCAGACTGTATCTGCTGGAGCCCGGGCAGCGTGTTCGCCTGGAAGATCTCGCAGGCGCCACCGCTGAGCACTCGGCAGCGGCCACCGCCCTTCTGAGAGAAACCCTCGATGACCTCGCCAGGGATTATCAGATCGCCCTGGGGGACAGCGAACGCAGCTTCAACGCACCCCGCTGGCTCCAGACCCTGGGCAATTCAAACAACCTTCATTAA
- a CDS encoding Mur ligase family protein: MTTNTAMRLLDSRRLTGANFLLRRPGAVMDIAVDDREREVLIAAWRLHARRLLEQLDWDDEELAVRPFEGGVSLGLSAPVDGLYTATELNETAYEAARDWIEGGQRHLLNRAARSLRGEYRDEERPRLQRVLAAAREHGAPVVLDEDVLTLGTGRHSQSWDLFELPHPDDVSWRGLKAVPTALITGTNGKTTTVRLLASIAKTAGQVAGVSSTDWLAMGDELLHRDDYAGPGGARIVLRDQRCELALLETARGGLLRRGLAVARADVALITNIAADHLGDFGVETLEDLADVKWSVTAALDKKSSLVLNAEDPLLMARAASASAPLCLFSLSPSAPAFKTHVEKGGKGFTLRRGRLERIEGGVGKSFLSAKKMPLSYGGVARHNIANALAAAAVADALGMDLEVIARGLCALGNEDNPGRANLYTVGGATFLVDFAHNPAGLEALMPMVEGLPARRRALITGQAGDRGDEDIRAFADASAALHFDRIWLKRMDGHARGRAEGEVARIMRDAFIEQGHSAKSISLSKTELDATRAALRWAKPGDLVVLLSHEKRDKTRELIESRIARGTDGCT; the protein is encoded by the coding sequence GTGACGACTAACACCGCCATGCGTTTGCTTGATTCGAGGCGCCTCACGGGCGCCAATTTTTTACTTCGGCGTCCCGGCGCGGTGATGGATATCGCCGTGGATGACAGGGAGCGCGAGGTACTCATTGCGGCATGGCGACTCCACGCACGGCGGCTCCTGGAACAGCTGGACTGGGACGATGAGGAGCTGGCCGTGCGACCCTTCGAGGGCGGCGTTTCCCTGGGTCTGTCGGCGCCCGTAGACGGTCTGTACACCGCGACGGAGCTCAACGAAACAGCCTATGAAGCCGCGCGGGACTGGATTGAAGGCGGGCAGCGGCATTTATTGAATCGCGCGGCAAGATCCCTGCGCGGGGAGTACCGGGACGAGGAGCGGCCCCGGCTACAGCGCGTGCTGGCAGCGGCCCGGGAACACGGCGCGCCCGTGGTCCTGGACGAGGATGTGCTGACCCTGGGCACCGGTCGCCACAGTCAGAGTTGGGATCTGTTCGAACTTCCCCACCCGGATGATGTGAGCTGGCGTGGCTTAAAAGCGGTGCCTACGGCTCTGATTACCGGTACCAATGGTAAGACCACGACGGTGCGTCTTCTGGCTTCCATTGCCAAGACTGCGGGACAGGTCGCGGGGGTGAGCTCCACGGACTGGCTGGCCATGGGCGACGAGCTGTTGCATCGCGATGATTACGCCGGGCCCGGGGGGGCGCGAATAGTGCTTCGGGATCAGCGCTGCGAGCTCGCGTTGCTGGAGACCGCGCGAGGGGGTCTGTTGCGAAGAGGGCTTGCGGTAGCGCGCGCCGATGTTGCCCTCATCACCAATATTGCCGCGGATCATCTCGGGGATTTCGGCGTGGAGACCCTTGAGGATCTTGCAGACGTCAAGTGGTCCGTAACGGCAGCCCTGGACAAAAAATCGTCTCTGGTGCTCAACGCCGAGGATCCCCTGCTCATGGCCCGGGCGGCGTCAGCGTCGGCGCCCCTGTGTTTGTTTTCCCTGTCGCCATCGGCACCGGCGTTCAAGACCCACGTCGAAAAGGGTGGAAAGGGTTTTACCCTCCGTCGCGGTCGTCTCGAGCGCATCGAAGGGGGCGTTGGCAAAAGCTTTCTCTCGGCGAAAAAGATGCCCTTAAGTTACGGTGGCGTGGCCCGTCACAATATCGCCAACGCCCTCGCCGCTGCGGCGGTCGCCGATGCACTGGGTATGGACCTTGAGGTCATCGCCCGGGGCTTGTGTGCCCTGGGTAACGAAGACAATCCCGGCAGGGCCAATCTGTATACCGTGGGCGGGGCCACCTTTCTTGTGGATTTTGCCCACAACCCCGCGGGTCTTGAAGCGCTCATGCCCATGGTCGAAGGATTGCCCGCCAGGCGTCGGGCGCTGATTACAGGACAGGCAGGGGATCGTGGCGATGAAGATATCAGGGCCTTCGCCGATGCGTCCGCGGCCCTGCATTTTGATCGGATCTGGCTCAAGCGCATGGATGGTCACGCCCGGGGCCGCGCGGAGGGCGAGGTTGCCAGAATCATGCGCGATGCCTTTATTGAACAGGGACACAGCGCAAAATCCATCAGTCTCAGCAAGACGGAGCTGGATGCCACGAGGGCAGCCCTGCGCTGGGCAAAACCCGGCGATCTCGTGGTGCTCCTGTCCCATGAGAAACGCGACAAAACCCGTGAGTTAATTGAATCCCGCATCGCAAGAGGAACAGACGGATGTACGTGA
- a CDS encoding amidohydrolase family protein, which yields MYVISGAECFDPSPRGHLDLLVAGSEVVAMGESGSFDAVGELAEAERVDARGKLLMPGIVDALTHPCGGGGEGGFGNRTAEIDVETFVRAGVTAPVGALGTDSIGRSLEVLYGNVMGMRRQGLNAFMLSGAYRVPAPSLTGDIARDVYLVSPVVGVGEVAIADHRGTQPTAQELRRLAAETQLGGILAGEGGTVLVHVGAGESRLKLLRDALEGSDLSPSVLYPTHVNRSTALLDEAADWALRGGFVDITVSTTPELIAAGDITSERALRRLLEAGAPAEKITLSSDAGGSLPVYVDGELVGLTAASPDSLPELLLSLHSENPDLFPVALAGMTRNPAAALKLADAGAIAVGGRADLLLLDPAAGAVESVMAGGQWLLRRGEFLL from the coding sequence ATGTACGTGATCAGCGGCGCTGAATGCTTTGACCCCAGCCCCCGAGGTCATCTTGATCTCCTCGTCGCGGGTAGCGAGGTGGTGGCCATGGGAGAGTCGGGATCCTTCGATGCCGTCGGGGAGCTTGCGGAAGCGGAGCGCGTCGACGCCCGCGGCAAGCTTCTGATGCCCGGGATCGTCGATGCGCTCACGCACCCCTGTGGCGGCGGTGGTGAGGGCGGTTTTGGCAACCGCACCGCGGAGATCGATGTAGAAACCTTTGTGCGCGCGGGAGTTACCGCACCGGTGGGCGCCCTGGGTACCGATTCCATCGGGCGCTCTCTTGAGGTGCTTTACGGCAATGTCATGGGCATGCGCCGCCAGGGATTGAACGCCTTTATGTTGAGTGGCGCCTACCGCGTGCCCGCGCCGAGCCTTACGGGGGATATTGCCCGCGATGTTTATCTCGTGTCGCCGGTGGTGGGCGTCGGAGAAGTCGCCATCGCCGATCATCGAGGTACGCAGCCCACGGCGCAGGAGCTTCGGCGCCTCGCTGCGGAGACGCAACTTGGCGGCATCCTCGCGGGCGAGGGTGGCACGGTGCTTGTGCATGTGGGTGCCGGTGAATCGCGGCTCAAGCTGCTTCGGGACGCCCTGGAGGGTAGTGACCTGTCACCCTCAGTCTTGTATCCCACCCACGTTAATCGCTCCACCGCCTTGTTGGATGAGGCGGCGGACTGGGCCCTGCGAGGCGGTTTTGTGGATATCACGGTGTCCACAACCCCGGAGCTTATCGCAGCGGGGGACATCACCTCAGAGCGGGCACTGCGTCGCCTGTTGGAAGCGGGGGCGCCGGCAGAGAAAATCACCTTGTCCTCGGACGCCGGGGGCTCGCTGCCTGTTTATGTGGACGGCGAACTGGTGGGTTTGACTGCCGCATCTCCGGATTCCCTGCCGGAACTGCTCCTGAGCCTTCATAGCGAGAACCCGGATCTCTTTCCTGTAGCCTTGGCAGGCATGACCCGAAATCCCGCAGCGGCCCTGAAACTTGCGGATGCGGGAGCTATTGCCGTTGGGGGGCGCGCCGATCTCTTGCTCCTGGATCCCGCTGCGGGCGCCGTCGAGTCGGTGATGGCGGGAGGGCAGTGGTTACTCCGCCGGGGTGAATTCCTGCTCTAG
- the acuI gene encoding acrylyl-CoA reductase (NADPH) gives MSDSFNALVARKDDSYACAYETLTLDDLDAGDVTVAVEYSTLNFKDGLAISGAAPIAQRHPLVLGIDYAGTVLESTHAGFTAGDRVVMNGYGASEYLHGGYAERARVSGDLLVKVPESISNAQAMAIGTAGYTAMLSVMALQKNGPAPGDGPILVTGAAGGVGTVAISLLADLGYEVIGSTGRAQESEFLLGLGATGILDRAELSDKGKPLQKERWAGVIDCVGSHTLANAIAQTRYDGVVTACGLAQGADLPSTVMPFILRNVRLQGVDSVQAPMSRRLTAWDRLAKELDLSKLEALSFDLPFSEVLSRAPEILAGNIRGRAVVDLSH, from the coding sequence ATGTCCGACAGCTTCAACGCCCTGGTCGCCCGAAAAGATGACAGCTACGCCTGCGCCTACGAGACCCTGACCCTGGATGACCTGGATGCCGGTGATGTCACCGTCGCGGTGGAATACTCCACCCTCAATTTTAAAGATGGTCTGGCGATTAGCGGCGCTGCACCCATCGCCCAGCGTCACCCCCTGGTGCTGGGGATCGATTATGCCGGCACGGTGCTGGAATCGACGCACGCAGGATTCACGGCCGGGGACCGCGTGGTAATGAATGGCTATGGGGCGTCGGAATACCTTCACGGCGGTTATGCGGAGCGAGCCCGCGTCAGTGGCGACCTCCTGGTAAAAGTTCCCGAATCCATTTCCAATGCCCAGGCCATGGCAATTGGCACCGCCGGTTACACCGCCATGCTTAGCGTCATGGCCCTGCAGAAAAATGGCCCCGCCCCGGGCGATGGCCCCATTCTGGTGACCGGTGCTGCAGGCGGTGTAGGCACCGTGGCGATCAGCCTCCTTGCGGATCTCGGTTATGAGGTCATCGGCTCCACGGGACGGGCTCAGGAATCCGAGTTCCTCCTGGGCCTCGGCGCCACGGGCATCCTCGATCGCGCAGAGCTCTCCGACAAAGGCAAACCCCTTCAGAAAGAGCGATGGGCAGGCGTCATTGACTGCGTCGGCAGCCACACACTCGCCAATGCCATCGCCCAAACCCGCTACGACGGCGTCGTCACTGCCTGCGGCCTCGCCCAGGGCGCGGATCTGCCCTCCACGGTCATGCCTTTTATCCTGCGAAACGTGCGCCTCCAGGGTGTCGACTCGGTGCAGGCGCCCATGTCACGCAGGCTCACCGCCTGGGACCGCCTCGCGAAAGAGCTGGATCTCAGCAAGCTCGAAGCACTCTCCTTCGATCTCCCCTTCAGTGAGGTCCTGTCCCGGGCTCCGGAGATTCTCGCCGGCAACATTCGTGGTCGCGCCGTGGTGGACCTATCCCACTAG
- the cphA gene encoding cyanophycin synthetase, with product MQFLDTSVYRGPNVYALFPVIRHTVDLGELEEWPTARLGKEFVEALVAALPGLEDHGCSYREPGGLIRRMLEDEGTWLGHVLEHVVLELQGIAGYEVSFGKTRSTDEKGVYDMVFEYEEEFAGIQAGKLGLDLLHSLLPEKLRPSDVPEDFNFDEERDQFIRACQSRSLGPSTHSLVKEAEARGVPWIRLNEHSLIQLGHGRYQQRLQATITSATPHIAVELASEKDETNRILGDLGLPVPRQALVYRLRRAIAAAERIGYPVVIKPLNANHGRGVTTDIQNEVQVEKAYDKAKEHSDGIIVETFLPGLDHRLLVVGGQLVAAAKRVPAHVKGDGRSTVEELVAKVNEDPLRGVGHEKVLTRISLDAAAERMLSQAGMTSASVPAEGEVVYLQPTANLSTGGTSVDVTDVIHPDNKSMAERAILALGLDVGGVDFITTDITRSYGEVGGGICECNAAPGFRMHVAPSEGEPRNVAGPVIDMLFPEGSPSSIPIAAITGTNGKTTTSRMLAHILKMSGLTVGQTSTDGVYIDGRLTVAGDMTGPTAAQIVLRDPSVNAAVMETARGGILRSGLGYQRSNVSACLNIAADHLGLKGVDTLEDLAEVKRVVVEVARDAAVLNADDVHCLQMADHCTAEKLCYVTMNRSHPLVREHIKAGGTALVLEQGINGGMITLYDENGHNIPLLWTHLIPATLEGRALHNVQNAMFAAALAYHMHVDLENIRQGLRTFDSTFFQSPGRLNVYDKHPFKVILDYAHNPAAVKMVCDVVDRYEIGGRKIVVLTMPGDRRDEDIVEVAGIAAGHFDHYICRRDDNLRGREPGEVPGLLKRGLLEGGVSDDSIQLIEREEDANQAALEMARGGDLVLILADHVTRSWKQIIYFQPGEDVVSEQGERPAIDVPEEFVGSFSFSDDLELIRDERGVRIARESDD from the coding sequence ATGCAGTTCCTCGATACCAGTGTGTACCGTGGCCCGAATGTCTATGCACTCTTTCCTGTTATCCGTCATACGGTAGATCTCGGGGAGCTCGAAGAGTGGCCCACGGCGCGCCTGGGAAAGGAATTTGTCGAAGCGCTGGTTGCGGCATTACCCGGACTCGAAGACCACGGCTGTTCCTACCGGGAGCCCGGCGGTCTTATCCGCCGGATGTTGGAGGACGAAGGCACCTGGCTGGGCCATGTGCTCGAGCATGTGGTGCTTGAACTCCAGGGTATTGCGGGCTACGAGGTGTCCTTTGGCAAAACGCGCTCCACGGACGAGAAGGGTGTCTATGACATGGTCTTCGAGTACGAGGAGGAGTTCGCCGGGATTCAGGCGGGAAAGCTGGGCCTGGACTTATTGCACTCCCTTCTGCCGGAGAAACTACGCCCCTCGGATGTGCCCGAGGATTTCAATTTCGATGAGGAGCGGGATCAGTTTATCCGCGCCTGCCAGTCCCGGTCCCTGGGTCCCAGCACCCACTCTCTGGTCAAAGAAGCGGAGGCCCGGGGAGTCCCCTGGATCCGCCTCAATGAGCACAGCCTCATACAGCTGGGCCATGGCCGTTACCAGCAGCGTCTCCAGGCTACGATTACCAGCGCTACGCCGCATATTGCCGTGGAGCTCGCTTCTGAGAAAGATGAAACCAATCGCATTCTGGGGGACCTGGGTCTCCCCGTGCCGCGTCAGGCCCTGGTGTACCGTCTGCGCCGCGCCATCGCTGCGGCCGAGCGCATCGGTTACCCCGTGGTCATCAAGCCCCTGAACGCCAACCACGGTCGCGGTGTCACCACGGATATTCAAAACGAAGTGCAGGTAGAAAAAGCCTACGACAAGGCCAAGGAGCACAGTGACGGGATCATCGTAGAAACCTTCCTGCCGGGCCTTGATCATCGCCTCCTGGTCGTCGGTGGTCAGCTGGTGGCAGCGGCAAAGCGGGTGCCCGCCCATGTCAAGGGCGACGGCCGGTCAACGGTGGAAGAGCTCGTGGCCAAGGTCAATGAGGATCCCCTGCGCGGCGTAGGCCACGAAAAAGTGCTTACGCGTATTTCTCTGGATGCGGCGGCGGAGCGCATGCTCTCCCAGGCCGGGATGACCAGCGCAAGTGTCCCTGCGGAAGGTGAGGTGGTGTATCTGCAGCCCACGGCAAATTTGAGCACCGGCGGCACATCCGTGGATGTGACCGACGTGATTCACCCGGACAACAAGAGCATGGCCGAGCGGGCTATCCTGGCTCTGGGGCTTGATGTGGGTGGCGTGGACTTTATTACCACGGATATCACGCGGTCCTATGGTGAGGTGGGTGGCGGCATCTGTGAGTGCAATGCAGCACCGGGTTTTCGGATGCACGTCGCGCCCTCCGAGGGGGAGCCGCGGAATGTGGCGGGCCCCGTTATCGATATGCTGTTTCCCGAAGGCAGTCCCTCGTCGATTCCCATCGCGGCGATTACCGGTACCAACGGTAAAACAACAACATCGCGCATGCTCGCGCATATTCTGAAGATGTCGGGGTTGACCGTTGGTCAGACCAGCACCGATGGCGTTTACATCGATGGACGTCTCACGGTGGCCGGAGACATGACGGGCCCCACCGCTGCACAGATTGTGCTGCGGGATCCTTCGGTGAATGCTGCCGTCATGGAGACGGCGCGCGGCGGTATTTTGCGCAGTGGCCTGGGTTATCAGCGGTCCAACGTGTCGGCCTGTCTGAATATTGCGGCGGACCACCTGGGACTCAAGGGTGTCGACACCCTCGAGGATCTCGCAGAGGTGAAGCGCGTGGTAGTAGAAGTGGCGCGGGACGCCGCGGTTTTGAACGCCGACGATGTGCACTGTCTGCAAATGGCCGATCACTGCACCGCGGAAAAGCTGTGCTATGTCACCATGAACCGCTCACATCCCCTGGTGCGGGAGCACATCAAGGCCGGGGGTACGGCCCTGGTGCTCGAGCAGGGAATCAACGGCGGCATGATCACGCTCTACGATGAAAACGGTCATAACATTCCTTTGCTGTGGACGCATCTCATACCCGCAACGCTGGAAGGGCGGGCCCTGCATAACGTGCAGAACGCCATGTTCGCGGCGGCGCTTGCCTATCATATGCATGTGGATCTGGAGAACATCCGCCAGGGTCTGCGAACCTTCGACAGCACCTTTTTCCAATCGCCGGGTCGTTTGAACGTCTACGACAAGCATCCTTTTAAAGTGATTCTGGATTACGCTCACAACCCCGCCGCGGTGAAAATGGTGTGCGACGTTGTGGACCGCTACGAAATTGGTGGCCGCAAGATCGTGGTCCTCACCATGCCCGGGGATCGCAGGGACGAAGACATCGTCGAGGTGGCGGGCATTGCCGCGGGACATTTTGATCACTACATCTGTCGTCGGGACGATAACCTGCGGGGCCGTGAGCCCGGCGAGGTGCCGGGACTGCTCAAGCGCGGACTCCTGGAGGGGGGCGTGTCCGACGACAGTATTCAACTTATCGAGCGGGAAGAGGATGCGAACCAGGCAGCTCTGGAGATGGCCCGTGGCGGCGACCTGGTACTCATCCTCGCGGATCATGTCACCCGATCCTGGAAGCAGATTATCTACTTCCAGCCGGGAGAAGATGTCGTCAGTGAGCAGGGAGAGCGTCCCGCCATTGATGTGCCCGAAGAGTTTGTCGGCAGCTTCTCCTTCTCTGACGATCTGGAACTTATCCGTGATGAACGGGGTGTGCGCATAGCCCGGGAGAGTGACGACTAA